In Rahnella sikkimica, the following are encoded in one genomic region:
- a CDS encoding TetR family transcriptional regulator C-terminal domain-containing protein: MMNSDTGSKVRVARERTLENIHAAAIAEFSEKGFQGATTQAIAQRAGIKKAQLHYYIAGKEELYEELLQKVLKVWGDIIQFDPTLSEPEAVLSRYIRNKLSFSFDQPELSRIFTSEVLSGGHYLQKYWPQATQNIVGKENLIQQWIAEGKIRPLDARLFIMHIWALTQYYADFAVQVKHMYGNFDGDDVAREHIIDEVTTLILNGCRMGDNA; encoded by the coding sequence ATGATGAACAGCGATACCGGCAGTAAAGTCCGCGTAGCCCGCGAGCGCACGCTGGAAAATATCCATGCGGCCGCGATTGCGGAGTTCAGTGAAAAAGGCTTTCAGGGCGCGACTACGCAGGCGATTGCACAGCGCGCGGGGATCAAAAAAGCCCAGTTGCATTACTACATCGCCGGAAAAGAAGAGCTGTACGAGGAGCTCTTGCAGAAAGTGCTGAAAGTCTGGGGCGACATTATCCAGTTTGACCCGACGCTCAGTGAACCGGAAGCCGTGCTGAGCCGCTACATCCGCAACAAGCTGAGTTTTTCGTTCGACCAGCCGGAGCTGTCGCGAATTTTCACCAGCGAAGTGCTGAGTGGCGGCCATTATTTGCAGAAGTACTGGCCGCAGGCGACGCAGAACATCGTCGGAAAAGAGAACCTGATCCAGCAGTGGATTGCTGAGGGCAAAATCCGCCCGCTGGATGCACGTCTGTTCATCATGCATATCTGGGCGCTGACGCAGTATTACGCCGATTTCGCGGTGCAGGTGAAGCACATGTACGGCAATTTTGACGGCGATGACGTCGCACGGGAACACATTATCGACGAAGTCACCACGCTGATTTTGAACGGGTGCCGGATGGGGGATAACGCATGA
- a CDS encoding ROK family transcriptional regulator: MTTSGTNLEHARAHNRRVVIEAIRLNGELTRAEIARLTSLTPQTVSNIATELEQAGILSSHLPRRAGGRGQPATPLTLNPDSAYSIGIHLDHQSLLIVLVDLTGTVRFRHQIPIQKPQPEPTLALIDHILQEMRQQVKIDWRKMLGVGVVMPGPFGVEGISSQGPTTLHGWDNIDIEARLSVSTGWPVTLENDATVAAIGERFHGIAKQLSSFVYLYIGTGLGAGIFTDGRIYTGHAHNAGEVGHIVVQPGGRECYCGNKGCLERYVSLQAAYEACGLDPTSAMPEDLLSVDETLFDKWLDTAVEPALQAINIMECVFDAQTVIIGGTMPKPLVEKLIKRLTPLYSSVRSRYAQGTRIRIGMSGSDTPALGAAALPIFDEFNPQYEVLLK, encoded by the coding sequence ATAACAACTTCTGGTACCAATCTTGAACATGCCCGCGCGCACAATCGCCGGGTCGTCATCGAAGCCATCCGCCTCAACGGTGAGCTGACCCGCGCGGAAATCGCGCGGCTGACGTCGCTCACACCGCAGACGGTGTCCAATATTGCGACCGAACTCGAACAGGCGGGCATATTGTCTTCCCATCTGCCGCGTCGTGCGGGCGGGCGGGGTCAACCGGCAACGCCACTGACACTCAATCCTGACAGCGCCTATTCCATCGGCATCCATCTTGATCATCAGTCGCTGCTGATTGTGCTGGTGGATCTCACGGGAACGGTGCGTTTTCGCCACCAGATCCCCATACAGAAACCTCAGCCTGAGCCCACGCTGGCTCTCATCGATCACATACTGCAAGAAATGCGCCAACAGGTGAAAATCGACTGGCGAAAAATGCTGGGTGTCGGTGTGGTGATGCCGGGGCCGTTTGGGGTTGAAGGCATTTCTTCGCAGGGGCCGACCACGCTGCACGGCTGGGATAATATTGATATTGAAGCGCGACTGAGCGTCTCTACCGGCTGGCCGGTTACGCTTGAAAACGATGCGACGGTGGCAGCCATCGGCGAGCGGTTTCACGGAATTGCCAAGCAACTTTCTTCATTTGTGTATCTTTATATTGGCACCGGCCTCGGCGCGGGGATCTTCACCGACGGGCGGATTTACACCGGTCATGCACATAATGCGGGCGAGGTTGGCCACATTGTGGTGCAACCGGGCGGCCGCGAATGTTATTGCGGCAACAAAGGTTGCCTTGAGCGCTACGTTTCTTTGCAGGCCGCGTATGAAGCCTGCGGGCTGGATCCGACGTCAGCGATGCCGGAAGATTTGCTGAGCGTTGATGAAACATTGTTCGATAAATGGCTGGATACGGCAGTCGAACCGGCGCTTCAGGCCATCAATATTATGGAATGTGTGTTTGATGCCCAGACCGTGATTATCGGCGGCACCATGCCGAAACCGCTGGTGGAAAAGCTGATCAAACGCCTGACGCCGCTGTACAGTTCGGTCCGCAGCCGCTATGCGCAAGGCACGCGGATCCGCATCGGCATGTCCGGCAGCGATACCCCGGCGCTCGGTGCGGCAGCGTTGCCGATCTTTGATGAATTCAACCCGCAGTACGAGGTGCTGCTTAAGTAG
- the guaD gene encoding guanine deaminase: MSQVITRAVRGNFFDIRQPVTGPEELEASVRYIEDGLMLMSGGHIVWLGEWREGEARLAGASKTAGLEIDDYRDKLIVPGFVDTHIHYPQTEMIGAYGEQLLEWLTRYTFPTEQQYHCADYAKRMSKFFISQLLLNGTTTALVFGTVHPQSVDALFKEASDINMRLVAGKVMMDKNAPDALLETPEQSEADTRALIARWHNRQRLSYALTPRFAPTSSPELLQKVRLLKQEFPDVYMHTHLSENVAELSWVKEMHPEHQHYLDVYHQHGLTGERCVFAHCLHLDDSEWDCLSETDSTIAFCPTSNLFLGSGLFNLQKTWQKKIRVGMGTDVGAGTTFNMLQTLLEAYKVGQLQRYRLSAFEAFYHATLGGARALHLDDKIGNFDAGKEADFVVLEPGVSALQKLRATNSKTLAEKLFVLMTLGDDRNVYCTYIDGELAYARDELSGESCA, translated from the coding sequence ATGAGTCAGGTTATCACCCGCGCGGTACGCGGAAACTTCTTTGATATCCGCCAGCCGGTCACCGGGCCGGAAGAACTTGAAGCCAGCGTGCGTTATATCGAAGACGGCCTGATGCTGATGAGCGGCGGGCATATCGTCTGGCTCGGGGAATGGCGGGAGGGCGAAGCGAGGCTCGCCGGCGCGAGTAAAACCGCCGGGCTGGAAATTGATGATTACCGCGACAAACTGATCGTTCCCGGTTTTGTCGACACGCATATTCACTACCCGCAAACCGAAATGATCGGCGCGTACGGCGAGCAACTGCTCGAATGGCTGACGCGCTACACCTTCCCGACGGAACAGCAATATCACTGCGCGGATTACGCCAAGCGCATGTCGAAATTCTTCATCAGCCAGCTTTTGCTCAATGGCACCACCACGGCGCTGGTGTTCGGCACCGTGCATCCGCAGTCGGTCGATGCGCTGTTTAAAGAGGCGTCTGACATCAACATGCGGCTGGTTGCAGGCAAAGTGATGATGGACAAAAACGCTCCCGACGCACTGCTGGAAACCCCGGAACAAAGTGAAGCCGATACGCGCGCCCTTATTGCGCGCTGGCATAATCGTCAGCGCCTGAGCTACGCGCTGACGCCGCGTTTTGCGCCGACATCCTCGCCCGAACTGCTGCAAAAAGTCCGCCTGCTCAAACAGGAATTCCCGGACGTGTATATGCACACCCATCTCAGCGAAAACGTGGCGGAACTCTCCTGGGTAAAAGAAATGCACCCGGAACATCAGCATTATCTCGACGTTTATCATCAGCATGGTCTGACCGGCGAGCGCTGCGTGTTTGCGCATTGCCTGCATCTTGATGACAGCGAATGGGATTGTCTGAGCGAAACGGATTCGACGATTGCGTTTTGCCCGACGTCCAACCTGTTTCTCGGCAGCGGGTTGTTCAATCTGCAAAAAACCTGGCAGAAGAAAATCCGCGTAGGAATGGGCACCGACGTGGGCGCAGGCACCACTTTCAATATGCTGCAAACGCTGCTCGAAGCTTACAAAGTCGGCCAGTTGCAACGTTACCGGCTGTCGGCATTCGAAGCTTTTTACCACGCCACGCTGGGCGGCGCGCGGGCGCTGCATCTCGATGACAAAATCGGCAATTTCGATGCCGGAAAAGAAGCCGATTTCGTGGTGCTCGAGCCGGGTGTCAGCGCGCTGCAAAAACTGCGCGCGACGAACAGCAAAACGCTGGCGGAGAAACTGTTTGTGCTGATGACCCTCGGCGACGACCGCAACGTTTACTGCACGTACATCGACGGCGAACTGGCCTATGCACGGGACGAACTGTCAGGAGAATCTTGCGCATGA